The proteins below are encoded in one region of Clostridiaceae bacterium:
- a CDS encoding amino acid ABC transporter permease: MSLEWIYKIIVKYWPMFLRGAGITLYISIIGTVFGFIIGLIVGVIRTIPVPERGIKRYILKTINAILAVYIEVFRGTPMIVQAMVIYYGSAMAFGIDINRLVAGIFIVSINTGAYMSEIVRGGIISIDKGQYEAAQAIGMNHVQTMVNVVLPQAIRNILPATGNEFIINIKDTSVLNVISVTELYFQTSSIAGINFRFFESFLVASIIYLIMTYSITRILRFIEKKIDGSEHYVLCTNQMQLEPPEKMFSKTKDKLQGR; the protein is encoded by the coding sequence ATGAGTTTAGAGTGGATTTATAAAATTATTGTAAAATACTGGCCAATGTTTCTCCGCGGAGCCGGTATAACGTTGTATATTTCTATAATTGGAACTGTTTTTGGCTTTATTATAGGGTTAATCGTGGGAGTAATACGTACTATTCCGGTTCCCGAACGGGGAATAAAAAGGTATATCTTAAAAACCATCAATGCTATACTGGCTGTGTATATTGAGGTTTTCCGCGGCACGCCAATGATAGTACAGGCCATGGTAATCTATTACGGCTCAGCTATGGCATTTGGTATTGATATAAACAGGTTGGTGGCTGGAATATTTATTGTATCAATAAATACAGGCGCTTACATGTCAGAAATCGTCAGAGGCGGAATTATATCTATTGATAAGGGGCAATATGAGGCAGCACAGGCCATAGGCATGAATCATGTGCAAACAATGGTTAATGTAGTACTGCCTCAGGCTATTCGCAATATTTTGCCGGCAACAGGAAATGAATTTATAATCAATATTAAAGATACTTCTGTTTTGAATGTTATTTCCGTAACAGAATTGTATTTCCAGACAAGTTCAATAGCAGGTATTAATTTTAGATTTTTCGAATCGTTTTTAGTTGCCAGCATAATTTATCTGATTATGACCTATTCAATAACAAGGATCCTGCGCTTCATTGAAAAGAAAATAGACGGATCGGAGCACTATGTTTTATGTACTAATCAGATGCAGCTAGAACCTCCTGAAAAAATGTTTAGCAAGACAAAAGACAAGCTGCAGGGCAGATAA
- a CDS encoding amino acid ABC transporter ATP-binding protein, producing MEKIIEIQHLSKSFGTHEVLKDIDFSVNKGEVVCIIGSSGSGKSTLLRCINLLEKPSGGKIIYKGKNILDDKHDIYAYRTKMGMVFQQFNLFDNHNVLGNCVVGQRKVLKRSKEEAERIAMNYLKVVGMDQFVNAKPRQLSGGQKQRVAIARALSMEPDVMLFDEPTSALDPEMVGEVLKVMKELAEAGLTMLIVTHEMEFAKDVADRVVFMDKGVIEEEGPPEQIFNNPAKERTREFLKRTLKAI from the coding sequence ATGGAAAAAATTATTGAAATTCAACATTTAAGTAAATCCTTTGGAACTCACGAAGTGCTCAAAGATATCGATTTCTCAGTTAATAAAGGAGAAGTAGTCTGCATAATTGGTTCTTCTGGTTCCGGTAAATCAACCCTTCTTCGTTGTATTAATCTGCTGGAGAAACCAAGCGGAGGAAAAATCATTTATAAGGGCAAAAATATCCTGGATGACAAGCATGATATTTATGCTTACAGAACTAAAATGGGCATGGTATTTCAACAGTTCAATTTATTTGACAATCATAATGTATTAGGTAATTGTGTTGTAGGGCAAAGAAAAGTGCTCAAACGTTCAAAGGAAGAAGCAGAAAGAATTGCTATGAATTACTTGAAGGTTGTTGGCATGGACCAATTCGTTAATGCAAAACCAAGGCAATTATCGGGAGGACAGAAACAACGTGTTGCAATAGCCAGGGCACTATCAATGGAACCAGATGTAATGTTATTTGATGAACCTACATCAGCCCTTGACCCTGAAATGGTGGGAGAAGTGCTTAAAGTAATGAAGGAACTTGCAGAAGCAGGTCTTACCATGCTGATAGTAACCCATGAAATGGAATTTGCCAAAGATGTAGCTGATCGTGTGGTGTTTATGGATAAAGGAGTTATTGAAGAAGAAGGACCTCCGGAGCAGATTTTCAATAACCCTGCCAAGGAACGTACCAGAGAGTTTCTAAAACGCACTCTTAAAGCTATTTGA
- a CDS encoding multicopper oxidase domain-containing protein: MAPVLEKYKDALPIPKVIKPVGKKNGQPYYELEMTEFYQNLHSDMGDTKLWGYNKSYPGPIIEVQKDKPVYVRWINNLPDKHFLPIDKTIHGAKHNPEVRTVVHLHGLNVRPESDGFPDDWYTPGKSALYYYPNRQPAATLWYHDHAIGITRLNVYAGLAGMYLIRDKHEEDLNLPSGEYEIPLIIQDRDFNDDGSLSYPAPNINGVQPSITPGFFGSYALVNGKVWPHLYVKPRKYRFRILNGSNSRNYRLRFAGTEGQILPAWYQIGTDGGFLEKPVKLSSLSCEPAERADVIIDFTGLANQTYTLVNDAVPPFGTPLQEIMQFRVLDTPVKDNSRLPLKLNNIRPLPLKRAKQRYIDIIVGTDDYLRLMFMLENKTWTDPATIKAKLGSVEVWNIVSTGAGAHPIHVHLVQFQILNRQAFDVGEYISTKKLKFIGPPVLPDENEKGWKDTVRADPGTVTRIAARFGDFTGTYPFHCHILEHEDHDMMRPFIVYKEKCTSDDEIDAFIPCTNMEEIDIDGFDAKETGIKDTVLLLPF; encoded by the coding sequence ATGGCTCCGGTACTTGAAAAGTATAAGGATGCATTACCAATTCCAAAAGTCATTAAACCAGTAGGAAAAAAGAATGGCCAACCTTACTACGAGTTGGAAATGACAGAGTTTTATCAGAATCTGCACAGCGATATGGGCGACACAAAATTATGGGGGTATAATAAAAGTTATCCTGGTCCCATTATTGAGGTTCAAAAAGATAAGCCAGTTTATGTCAGATGGATTAATAATCTTCCTGATAAACATTTTTTGCCCATAGACAAAACAATCCATGGCGCAAAGCATAATCCGGAAGTAAGAACTGTTGTCCATCTACACGGATTGAATGTTAGACCTGAAAGCGACGGATTCCCTGATGACTGGTATACGCCCGGAAAATCTGCGCTTTATTATTATCCTAACAGGCAACCGGCAGCAACTCTCTGGTATCATGATCACGCAATTGGCATTACAAGGCTGAATGTTTATGCAGGATTAGCCGGTATGTACCTTATTCGTGACAAACATGAGGAAGACTTAAATCTTCCCTCGGGAGAGTACGAAATACCTCTAATAATACAGGACAGAGATTTTAACGATGACGGCTCATTATCCTATCCGGCTCCGAATATAAACGGGGTTCAGCCCTCCATTACGCCAGGCTTCTTCGGAAGCTATGCCCTTGTTAACGGAAAGGTATGGCCGCATCTGTATGTAAAACCAAGGAAATATAGATTCCGCATACTGAATGGATCAAATTCACGTAATTACAGACTTCGCTTTGCAGGAACGGAAGGACAAATATTACCGGCATGGTACCAGATAGGTACTGATGGAGGATTCCTGGAAAAACCTGTGAAACTGAGCAGCCTGTCCTGTGAACCTGCTGAAAGAGCCGACGTTATTATTGATTTTACCGGACTGGCAAATCAAACCTATACTCTTGTAAATGATGCAGTACCTCCCTTTGGCACTCCGCTACAGGAGATCATGCAATTCAGAGTCCTTGATACTCCTGTAAAGGATAACAGCAGGCTGCCGCTAAAGCTGAACAATATACGTCCTTTACCTTTAAAAAGGGCAAAGCAAAGATATATAGATATTATAGTGGGAACAGATGATTATCTCAGGCTGATGTTTATGCTTGAAAATAAAACATGGACAGATCCCGCAACTATAAAGGCAAAATTAGGGAGTGTAGAGGTTTGGAATATAGTCAGTACAGGCGCAGGTGCCCATCCCATTCATGTGCATCTGGTTCAGTTCCAGATTTTGAACCGTCAGGCCTTTGATGTGGGAGAGTATATATCAACCAAAAAACTTAAATTTATTGGTCCTCCAGTTTTGCCTGATGAAAATGAAAAGGGATGGAAAGATACCGTTAGAGCGGACCCCGGAACTGTAACAAGAATAGCAGCACGATTTGGGGATTTTACGGGAACTTACCCCTTCCACTGCCATATACTTGAACATGAAGACCACGACATGATGCGTCCATTTATAGTATATAAGGAAAAATGCACTTCTGATGATGAAATAGATGCTTTCATACCTTGCACTAACATGGAGGAAATAGATATTGACGGCTTTGATGCAAAAGAAACTGGAATCAAGGATACGGTTCTGCTGCTTCCATTTTAA
- a CDS encoding AI-2E family transporter has product MDLNRKNILKILFIIFISIIFYTIFRNISSIIAFFKTLLNILLPFIMGLFMAFFTNVPLRFFENKVFARLNKKNLKIWHYIRRPVCLLLSIVLITSICILILLLIIPEIQQTVITILNELPNRIISLEASLNELLEKYDLPHDSFDNIFNLEIDWNNISKSILTIITNRSSIVINKTIDLTSGIFRGTFRLILAFIFSTYLLSSKEKLLSQIKRICNVVFKEITAEKIFEIASLTNNIFSRFVIGQLTEAFILGFLCYLGMVIFRMPYALTISSLVLITAFIPVFGAIIGTGIGALMILLVNPVQAFWFVIFVIVLQQIEGNIIYPRVIGTTIGLPGIWVLFVVTVSGGLFGAAGMFISVPLSAVVYYLFREFINKKLKEKNSLEQGEHFDRNIS; this is encoded by the coding sequence GTGGATCTAAATAGAAAAAACATACTAAAAATTTTATTCATAATATTTATTTCAATAATTTTCTATACAATATTTAGAAATATTAGTTCAATTATTGCATTTTTTAAAACCTTGTTAAACATACTTTTACCTTTTATTATGGGACTTTTTATGGCATTTTTTACCAATGTGCCTTTACGCTTTTTTGAAAACAAGGTATTTGCAAGACTAAATAAGAAAAACTTAAAGATATGGCATTATATCCGAAGACCTGTATGTTTGTTGTTAAGCATAGTACTTATCACAAGTATCTGCATTTTAATCCTGTTGTTAATTATCCCTGAAATTCAGCAAACTGTTATCACTATTTTAAACGAACTGCCAAACCGAATAATAAGTCTTGAAGCTTCATTAAATGAATTACTGGAAAAATATGATTTACCTCATGATTCCTTTGATAACATTTTTAATCTCGAAATTGACTGGAATAATATTAGTAAAAGTATTTTAACCATTATTACTAATAGAAGTTCTATAGTTATAAATAAGACAATTGACTTAACCTCCGGCATCTTCAGAGGTACATTCCGCTTAATCCTGGCATTTATATTTTCAACTTATCTTTTATCCTCAAAGGAAAAATTACTTTCCCAGATAAAAAGAATATGTAATGTTGTTTTTAAAGAAATAACTGCTGAAAAAATCTTTGAAATAGCTTCTTTAACAAATAATATATTTTCAAGATTTGTAATCGGGCAACTGACTGAAGCATTTATACTTGGATTTCTATGCTATCTTGGCATGGTTATATTTAGAATGCCCTATGCTCTTACAATATCCTCATTAGTTTTAATCACGGCCTTTATACCTGTATTCGGAGCTATTATCGGAACAGGCATTGGAGCGCTGATGATATTGCTTGTTAACCCTGTTCAAGCCTTTTGGTTTGTAATCTTTGTGATTGTACTGCAGCAAATTGAAGGTAATATTATATACCCGAGAGTGATAGGTACCACTATTGGTTTGCCGGGAATCTGGGTTCTGTTTGTAGTTACTGTTAGCGGAGGCCTGTTTGGTGCTGCGGGGATGTTCATAAGCGTTCCTTTAAGTGCAGTTGTTTATTATCTGTTCCGTGAGTTTATAAATAAAAAGTTAAAGGAAAAGAATTCTTTAGAACAAGGTGAACATTTTGATAGAAATATCAGCTAA